CACACTGTGCAGGAGCGGGCTCCAGCAACGGCGGAACTCGTTCGAGGACGGCGTGGCCGGCACGACGTGCCCGATCCCGCCGGGCGCCAACTTCACCTACATCATGCAGGCCAAGGACCAGATCGGCACCTACTACTACTTCCCCTCGTTGGCTTTCCACAAGGCCGCCGGCGGGTTCGGCGGCATCCGCGTGCTCAGCCGCCCGCAGATCCCTGTCCCGttcccgccgcccgccgccgacTACACCGTCCTCATCGGCGACTGGTACAAGGCCAACCACACCGTACGTCATCCGCCTTTGCTGCATTCTTGTTCGTCAGACAATTCGCAGAACCACATCTGACAGCGGACGAACTTGTTCTTGCATGGACGGACGGACAGGACTTGAGGTACGTGCTTGACAGCGGCAAGGCGATCGGGTTCCCTGACGGGCTGCTCATCAACGGCCGGAGCTTGAATGGCTACACCTTCACCGTTCAGCCCGGTAAGTAGTTACAGCAGATCAGTTGAAAAGTTTGTGGCCATTCTGCATTTCTGCAATTTCAAGCCGACAAGCAGTTTGAACTGACGAAATGCTAGCACTGAAGAGTGACGAAGCTctgaattgtattgtttggtgCGTTTTGCAGGCCGGACGTACCGGTTCAGGATCACCAACGTGGGCCTGGCAACCTCCTTGAACATCCGGTTCCAGGGGCACaccatgaagctggtggaggtggAGGGCTCCCACACCATGCAGACCACCTACTCTTCCCTGGACGTGCACCTCGGCCAGTCCTACTCCGTGCTGCTCACCGCCGACCAGCCGGGCTtcgactacgccatcgtcgtctccACGCGCTTCACCGCCAAAATCATCTCCACCACGGCCGTCCTGCACTACACCAACTCCGCGGGCAGGGCGCCCGGCGGACTTCCGGGGGGCCCCACCATCCAGATCGACTGGTCACTCAACCAGGCCCGCTCGATCAGGTGGAACCTGACGGCGAGCGGGCCGAGGCCCAACCCGCAGGGGTCGTACCACTACGGCCTGGTGCCGGTGACCCGGACCATCCGGCTGGCCAACTCGGCGGCGGCCGTCAACGGGAAGCAGCGCTACGCGGTGAACAGCGTGTCGTACGTGAGCCCGGACACCCCGCTCAAGGTCGCCGACTACTACAAGATCGGCGGCGTCTTCTCGGTGGGCACCATCGCCGACAACCCCACCTACGGCAGCGCCTACCTGCAGACGTCGGTCATGGGGGCCAACTACAGGGACTATGTGGAGATCGTGTTCGAGAACAACGAGGACGTGGTGCAGTCGTGGCACATTGACGGATACGCCTTCTGGGTCGTTGGGTGCGTTGCGATCCCAATCCACTCTcaagaatttcaaaatttttggaatgTTTGTATCATTGTGTATGAGATTGTTAACAATCTTGGTTAACTGACCGGATGTGAATTTGTGTGCAGAATGGATGGAGGAAAATGGTCACCGGCAAGCAGGCAGGGCTACAACTTGAGAGACGGCGTTTCGCGGTACACTGTTCAGGTATGATGCTGTGCTATCTTCTGACGCGCTCTACAAGCTGAAGCTACAATGGGTTGGAAATGATGCTGATTTTTTTGTCGAGCCGGCTGGCTTATGATTCAGTCAAGTCTTTCCATTACAAGCCAGTGGCGCACTCACTGTAGAGGCGCATTATTTGGTTCGCCATCACCAATAGCATGGCACAGCTCACGCATCCAAAAATGCCCATTCAGCCGCCATGCTAGGATAAGATCTTTTCAGAAACGATGTGGTGATCGATTGCGTCAGGAAAGGCGTAGTGTCATAGTCTGGAAGCTATGGACTCTGCTTTCGCCTGCCTACAGCTTTGAAGTGGCTATCACCAGCATCTCTCACTGTCGTGGTGACTTCTCCAGAAAATTGAGTACCGTGTCTAACCACTAATCGAGTGACTTTGCTTTTGCAAGTGCTCCTAAAATGACACACACACACTTGCATTTCTCCATTTTGttctgacacgtctggtattcTTAATCCTGCAGCATCAAATCAAACCAAGAAACGATTCTACCCTATCCTAAAATGTAAAATTTACATCAGGTCTAAGGTCTAAGCTAATTATTCCATCCTCTGTGACTGTGTTCCATCAGGTGTACCCCAGATCATGGACGGCGATCTATATGCCCCTTGACAACGTGGGCATGTGGAACGTCCGGTCGGAGGACTGGGCCAGGCAGTACCTGGGGCAGCAGTTCTACCTCCGCGTCTGGACGCCGTCGACGTCGTTGCGCGACGAGTACCCGATCCCCAAGAACGCGCTCCTCTGCGGCCGGGCGGCCGGTCGCCGGACCAGGCCGCTGTGAGACTGCCGTGAC
Above is a genomic segment from Miscanthus floridulus cultivar M001 chromosome 3, ASM1932011v1, whole genome shotgun sequence containing:
- the LOC136546821 gene encoding L-ascorbate oxidase homolog gives rise to the protein MAGGNAGAASAARILFSLLGLVLPLLVAGDDPYRFFTWTVTYGDIYPLGVKQQGILINNQFPGPQMEAVTNDNLIINVFNKLDEPFLLSWSGLQQRRNSFEDGVAGTTCPIPPGANFTYIMQAKDQIGTYYYFPSLAFHKAAGGFGGIRVLSRPQIPVPFPPPAADYTVLIGDWYKANHTDLRYVLDSGKAIGFPDGLLINGRSLNGYTFTVQPGRTYRFRITNVGLATSLNIRFQGHTMKLVEVEGSHTMQTTYSSLDVHLGQSYSVLLTADQPGFDYAIVVSTRFTAKIISTTAVLHYTNSAGRAPGGLPGGPTIQIDWSLNQARSIRWNLTASGPRPNPQGSYHYGLVPVTRTIRLANSAAAVNGKQRYAVNSVSYVSPDTPLKVADYYKIGGVFSVGTIADNPTYGSAYLQTSVMGANYRDYVEIVFENNEDVVQSWHIDGYAFWVVGMDGGKWSPASRQGYNLRDGVSRYTVQVYPRSWTAIYMPLDNVGMWNVRSEDWARQYLGQQFYLRVWTPSTSLRDEYPIPKNALLCGRAAGRRTRPL